One Streptosporangium sp. NBC_01495 DNA window includes the following coding sequences:
- a CDS encoding DUF998 domain-containing protein: MTAIQPGPAAASTTGSNSGSVTPTTRVLLACSVAAAPLFAIVSLAQAFTREGFDLTRHPLSMLSTGDLGWLQIANFLLSGALTVAGALGLRRVLRGTPGGTWAPRLILVNGVATAAAGVLVMDAGDGFPVGTPLGQPSTMSWHGVMHMVTGSIAFTALIAACFILGRHFSRAGRPGFATASRLSGLVFALGDGWAMSGGHAGSLTLAVGAITAMVWVSVVAADKWAALG; encoded by the coding sequence ATGACCGCCATCCAGCCCGGCCCCGCCGCCGCTTCCACCACCGGTTCCAACAGCGGCTCCGTCACCCCCACGACGCGCGTCCTGCTCGCCTGCTCCGTCGCCGCCGCTCCCCTCTTCGCGATCGTGTCGCTGGCGCAGGCCTTCACCCGCGAGGGCTTCGACTTGACGCGCCACCCCCTGAGCATGCTGAGCACCGGCGACCTCGGCTGGCTCCAGATCGCCAACTTCCTGCTCAGCGGCGCACTGACGGTCGCCGGTGCGCTCGGCCTGCGCCGCGTCCTGCGCGGCACGCCCGGCGGTACGTGGGCGCCCCGGCTGATCCTGGTCAACGGCGTCGCGACGGCAGCCGCCGGTGTCCTCGTGATGGACGCGGGTGACGGCTTCCCCGTGGGCACCCCGCTGGGCCAGCCGTCCACGATGAGCTGGCACGGCGTCATGCACATGGTCACCGGGTCCATCGCGTTCACCGCCCTCATCGCCGCCTGCTTCATCCTGGGCCGCCACTTCTCCCGCGCCGGACGCCCCGGTTTCGCCACGGCCTCACGGCTCAGCGGCCTGGTCTTCGCCCTCGGCGACGGCTGGGCGATGTCAGGCGGGCACGCCGGTTCCCTGACCCTGGCCGTCGGCGCGATCACCGCGATGGTGTGGGTCTCCGTGGTGGCGGCGGACAAGTGGGCCGCGCTCGGCTAG
- a CDS encoding YciI family protein, whose translation MRFLMTTKGGDMAPPTETMHAEMAAFIEEMTRAGVLLATGGLDPAGTHISSSGGEITVTDGPFTEAKEAIVSFALVEARSKEEAVELARRFWRIVGDGEGDIQQVFGPES comes from the coding sequence ATGCGGTTCCTGATGACGACCAAGGGCGGCGACATGGCACCCCCGACCGAGACGATGCACGCCGAGATGGCCGCCTTCATCGAGGAGATGACCCGGGCGGGAGTGCTGCTGGCGACCGGCGGCCTGGACCCGGCCGGCACCCATATCTCGTCCTCCGGCGGTGAGATCACCGTCACCGACGGGCCGTTCACCGAGGCGAAGGAGGCGATCGTGAGTTTCGCGCTCGTCGAGGCGCGCTCCAAGGAGGAGGCCGTCGAGCTGGCCCGGCGCTTCTGGAGGATCGTCGGCGACGGCGAGGGGGACATCCAGCAGGTCTTCGGCCCGGAGAGCTGA
- a CDS encoding methyltransferase domain-containing protein, which translates to MTAARLVARCVHGLESTVAAEILQLGLGTVTHLGHREVHFRTFRTGPRAVGLSTADDVFLLAAQRPDIGTTKRDLTVLAQLADTVDLGTLMRLREEQGGSGAATGVEVSASFLGRRTFNRYDAEDAVGQTLARRLGIGYHSRRAGAGPPPAHSGWRLTLDGTRATLMLRITDRPLHRRAYKRRSIPGTLHPPLAAAMARMADIHPGHTVLDPCCGAGTLLIEAGLHQPRARFHGFDLASESLRAAEENAAGLPISLDQADAGHLPLPGGGIDRVLCNPPWGGQVAAQGRLSASSSHWWAELRRVLAPGGMAVVLLPDAGDIAAGIRRRFVPLRVQRVRVSGAQPFLVQFAAPAEQGGP; encoded by the coding sequence GTGACGGCGGCGCGCCTGGTGGCGCGGTGCGTTCACGGGCTGGAGTCGACGGTCGCCGCCGAGATCCTCCAGCTCGGACTCGGAACGGTCACCCATCTGGGACATCGCGAAGTCCACTTCCGTACGTTTCGAACAGGACCGCGAGCCGTCGGGCTGAGCACGGCGGACGACGTGTTCCTGCTCGCCGCGCAGCGGCCCGACATCGGCACGACCAAGAGGGATCTCACCGTGCTCGCCCAGCTCGCCGACACCGTGGACCTCGGCACGCTGATGCGGTTGCGGGAGGAGCAGGGAGGTTCCGGCGCGGCCACCGGGGTCGAGGTGTCGGCGTCCTTCCTGGGAAGGCGCACCTTCAACCGGTACGACGCCGAGGACGCCGTCGGCCAGACCCTGGCACGGCGGCTGGGGATCGGTTACCACTCGCGACGGGCGGGTGCCGGACCTCCGCCCGCCCACAGCGGGTGGCGGCTCACCCTCGACGGCACGCGGGCCACCCTCATGCTGAGGATCACCGACCGGCCGCTGCATCGGCGCGCCTACAAACGGCGCTCCATCCCGGGAACCCTGCATCCTCCGCTGGCCGCCGCGATGGCGCGGATGGCCGATATCCACCCCGGCCACACGGTCCTCGATCCCTGCTGCGGCGCCGGAACCCTGCTGATCGAAGCCGGGCTCCACCAGCCTCGGGCCCGTTTCCACGGCTTCGACCTGGCCTCGGAGTCGTTACGGGCGGCGGAGGAGAACGCGGCCGGGCTGCCGATCTCCCTCGACCAGGCCGATGCCGGTCACCTGCCGCTACCGGGCGGTGGCATCGACCGCGTCCTGTGCAATCCCCCCTGGGGCGGCCAGGTCGCCGCCCAGGGCCGGCTCTCCGCCTCCTCCTCGCACTGGTGGGCGGAGCTGCGCCGTGTCCTGGCGCCCGGCGGCATGGCCGTGGTCCTGCTTCCGGACGCCGGTGACATCGCGGCCGGGATCCGGCGGCGGTTCGTCCCGCTGCGCGTCCAGCGCGTCCGGGTCTCCGGCGCGCAGCCCTTCCTCGTCCAGTTCGCGGCACCCGCCGAGCAAGGGGGGCCGTGA
- a CDS encoding GTPase domain-containing protein, which produces MPLFVVFLILVVIVVIAVVWRRLAVQRTEALAARTELSEIARQELLPTVKVVALGASGAGKTALLASMFHRLQTPAYTDYYLKLPHDQMTVLNRAYRRVSDPAGGWPDSTRTGETREFTFTCIAHVDGDHHEVAQINYLEYAGELLTEEQEGGASEQRALVEYVDSAAAVLILLDGFRIKQLLEDSPDGALHLESALTAYVNLIFAKTYPVHFVITKWDLLSESEEHDDQRLRMVRDLLLSYPAFASLVRAKSRQRVVRLIPVSAVGRGFARVDENGHVVKNLDSRVRPAYVELPLSVVIPDVFHQLSHTLEQTAKEKMFAEVEDRIKLDSRDFLAHMGQRLSQPTARALRAAFSVVPGVSGGDQLLDLWVQWSSRPLAERRDNLLSQLGAANKEAALIYSSRQRVLDEFQRQVSILEAKFPASRL; this is translated from the coding sequence ATGCCTCTTTTCGTGGTGTTCCTCATCCTGGTGGTCATCGTCGTCATCGCCGTCGTATGGCGAAGACTCGCGGTCCAGCGGACGGAGGCTCTGGCCGCGAGAACCGAACTCAGCGAGATCGCCCGCCAGGAGCTGCTGCCCACCGTCAAGGTCGTGGCCCTGGGCGCTTCCGGGGCAGGTAAGACCGCTTTGCTGGCGAGCATGTTCCACCGGTTGCAGACGCCCGCGTACACCGACTACTACCTGAAGCTCCCGCACGACCAGATGACCGTGCTCAACAGGGCTTACCGGCGGGTCAGCGACCCGGCGGGGGGATGGCCCGACAGCACGCGGACCGGGGAGACGCGCGAGTTCACCTTCACGTGCATAGCCCACGTGGACGGCGATCACCATGAGGTGGCGCAGATCAACTACCTCGAGTACGCCGGTGAGCTCCTGACCGAGGAGCAGGAGGGGGGAGCCTCCGAGCAGCGGGCTCTGGTCGAGTACGTCGACTCGGCCGCCGCGGTGCTGATCCTCCTGGACGGCTTCCGCATCAAGCAACTCCTGGAGGACTCCCCCGACGGCGCTCTCCACCTGGAGAGCGCCCTGACCGCCTACGTCAATCTGATATTCGCGAAGACGTATCCGGTCCATTTCGTCATCACCAAATGGGATCTGCTCAGCGAATCGGAGGAGCATGACGACCAGCGGCTGCGCATGGTCCGCGATCTGCTTCTTTCCTACCCGGCCTTCGCGTCGCTGGTGCGGGCGAAGAGCCGGCAGCGGGTCGTACGGCTGATTCCGGTCAGCGCCGTCGGCCGGGGATTCGCGAGGGTCGACGAGAACGGCCACGTGGTCAAGAATCTCGATTCCAGAGTCCGGCCCGCCTACGTCGAGCTGCCGCTTTCCGTGGTGATACCCGACGTCTTCCACCAGCTGTCCCATACGCTTGAGCAGACCGCGAAGGAAAAGATGTTCGCGGAGGTCGAAGACCGGATCAAGCTCGATTCACGTGATTTCCTCGCGCACATGGGCCAGCGGTTGAGCCAGCCGACGGCGCGGGCACTGCGAGCGGCCTTCTCCGTCGTTCCCGGGGTCAGCGGCGGCGACCAGCTTCTGGACCTGTGGGTGCAGTGGTCCAGCCGCCCGCTGGCCGAGCGCCGCGACAACCTGCTGAGCCAGCTGGGCGCCGCCAACAAGGAGGCCGCGCTGATCTACAGTTCCCGGCAACGAGTCCTGGACGAGTTCCAGCGGCAGGTCAGCATATTGGAAGCGAAGTTCCCGGCCTCCAGACTGTGA
- a CDS encoding aldo/keto reductase, translating to MNALVRRPLGQTALSVTPLGLGLAALGRPAYITLGRAEDLGDDRDVAAMRSRTWAVLDAAWAAGVRYLDTARSYGRAEEFLAGWLREREITPGAVTVGSKWGYAYVGDWRLDAERHEVKELTADRLRVQLEQTRALLGEHLSLYQIHSATVESGVLDDEGVLDGLRALRAEGVAIGLSTSGPRQADTIERAIGAGLFDTVQATWNLLERSAGEALGRAREAGMGVIVKEGVANGRLTARAAPAALVAAARERDTTPDALALAAVLARPWAGVVLSGAVSAGQLRDNLAAVGTGWDAELDERLAGLEEDPEGYWAGRGALPWS from the coding sequence ATGAACGCGCTGGTCCGACGCCCGCTGGGCCAGACCGCCCTGTCCGTGACACCGCTTGGCCTGGGTCTGGCGGCCCTCGGCCGCCCCGCCTACATCACGCTCGGCCGCGCCGAGGACCTCGGCGACGATCGGGACGTCGCCGCGATGCGCTCGCGTACCTGGGCCGTGCTCGACGCCGCGTGGGCCGCGGGCGTGCGCTACCTCGACACGGCGCGCTCGTACGGGCGGGCGGAGGAGTTCCTCGCCGGGTGGCTGCGCGAGCGCGAGATCACGCCGGGAGCCGTCACGGTCGGCTCGAAGTGGGGATACGCCTACGTCGGTGACTGGCGGCTGGACGCCGAGCGGCACGAGGTGAAGGAGCTCACCGCCGACCGGCTCCGCGTCCAGCTGGAACAGACGCGCGCACTGCTCGGCGAGCACCTGTCGCTCTACCAGATCCACTCGGCGACGGTCGAGAGCGGTGTGCTCGACGACGAGGGCGTGCTCGACGGATTGCGCGCGCTGCGGGCCGAAGGGGTCGCGATCGGGCTGTCGACGAGCGGGCCGCGCCAGGCGGACACGATCGAGCGGGCGATCGGAGCCGGGCTGTTCGACACGGTGCAGGCGACGTGGAACCTGCTGGAACGCTCGGCCGGCGAGGCGCTCGGGCGGGCGCGCGAGGCGGGGATGGGTGTGATCGTCAAGGAGGGCGTGGCGAACGGCCGGCTGACCGCTCGCGCGGCACCCGCCGCGCTCGTGGCCGCCGCGCGCGAGCGGGACACCACGCCGGACGCGCTCGCCTTGGCGGCCGTACTGGCCAGGCCGTGGGCGGGGGTGGTGCTGAGCGGCGCGGTCTCGGCCGGGCAGCTGCGCGACAACCTCGCCGCGGTCGGGACCGGGTGGGACGCGGAGCTGGACGAGCGGCTCGCCGGTCTGGAGGAAGACCCCGAAGGCTACTGGGCGGGGCGGGGCGCACTGCCCTGGAGCTGA
- a CDS encoding alginate lyase family protein gives MLRRIRTTAAAILGAAALAVTPLAAPAAGAAPLPNLPAAQAKGAPPPNLPAASAKAAPATFTHPGVLVSRSQLDFVRSKVNAGAQPWKGAFDQMMGHSLASLSRTPKPRAIVECGSYSNPNNGCTDERQDALAAYTMALAWYITQDSRYAQKAIQIMDAWSAVIRDHTNSNAPLQTGWAGSSWPRAAEIIRYTYTGWSAASVSRFSTMLRTVYLPKIINGSNSNGNWELSMMEAALGISVFLEDRASYDKAVAKFRGRVPAFIYISSDGALPKAPPGSGIDTRAEIINYWQGQSTFMDGLTQETCRDFTHTGYGLSAISHFAETTRIQGQDLYPEISERLRHALGMQAKYQLGAAVPSSLCGGTLHLGLGPITEVGFNALGNRMGIAMTNTQRLTEQQRPAGTNVLFVAWETLTHAANPN, from the coding sequence ATGCTCAGACGCATCCGAACGACGGCAGCCGCGATCCTGGGCGCCGCGGCTCTCGCCGTCACCCCCCTCGCCGCCCCCGCGGCCGGTGCCGCGCCACTGCCGAACCTCCCGGCCGCGCAGGCGAAGGGAGCGCCACCACCGAACCTTCCGGCCGCGTCGGCGAAGGCCGCCCCGGCGACCTTCACCCACCCGGGAGTCCTGGTCAGCAGGTCCCAGCTCGACTTCGTCCGCTCGAAGGTCAACGCCGGCGCCCAGCCGTGGAAGGGCGCCTTCGACCAGATGATGGGACATTCCCTGGCATCTCTGTCGCGGACTCCCAAGCCGCGCGCGATCGTGGAGTGCGGCTCGTACTCCAACCCCAACAACGGCTGCACCGACGAGCGTCAGGACGCGCTCGCCGCGTACACCATGGCGCTGGCCTGGTACATCACGCAGGACAGCAGGTACGCCCAGAAGGCCATCCAGATCATGGACGCCTGGTCCGCGGTGATCAGGGACCACACCAACAGCAACGCCCCGCTGCAGACCGGGTGGGCCGGGTCCTCGTGGCCCAGGGCCGCCGAGATCATCCGCTACACCTACACCGGCTGGTCCGCCGCCTCCGTCAGCCGCTTCTCCACCATGCTGCGCACCGTCTACCTGCCGAAGATCATCAACGGCTCCAACAGCAACGGCAACTGGGAACTGAGCATGATGGAGGCCGCGCTCGGCATCTCCGTCTTCCTCGAGGACCGGGCGAGCTACGACAAGGCCGTGGCCAAGTTCCGCGGGCGGGTGCCGGCCTTCATCTACATCTCCTCCGACGGCGCGCTCCCCAAGGCACCTCCGGGGAGCGGCATCGACACCCGCGCCGAGATCATCAACTACTGGCAGGGCCAGTCCACCTTCATGGACGGCCTCACCCAGGAGACCTGCCGCGACTTCACCCACACCGGGTACGGGCTGTCGGCCATCTCGCACTTCGCCGAGACCACCCGCATCCAGGGGCAGGACCTCTACCCGGAGATCAGCGAGCGGCTGCGCCACGCGCTGGGCATGCAGGCGAAGTACCAGCTCGGCGCCGCCGTACCGTCCTCGCTGTGCGGGGGCACCCTCCACCTCGGCCTGGGACCGATCACCGAGGTCGGCTTCAACGCCCTGGGCAACCGGATGGGCATCGCCATGACGAACACCCAGCGTCTCACCGAGCAGCAGCGCCCGGCCGGGACGAACGTCCTCTTCGTCGCCTGGGAGACCCTGACCCACGCCGCCAACCCCAACTGA
- a CDS encoding MerR family transcriptional regulator — translation MGTTDLSIGQVAERTGLSVHALRFYEREGILANPVRRDSGGRRVYGEDDVEWLTLCIVLRASGMPLPAIRQYTDMVRRGDGNEEERLALLRLHRERVTAQIGQLTRCLDLISYKVGVYEDILDQGTAGHECVAPPPPENEQQF, via the coding sequence ATGGGCACCACGGATCTGAGCATCGGGCAGGTCGCCGAGCGCACGGGGTTGAGCGTTCACGCGCTGCGCTTCTACGAGCGCGAGGGCATCCTGGCCAACCCCGTACGGCGTGACTCCGGCGGGCGCCGCGTCTACGGCGAGGACGACGTGGAGTGGCTGACCCTCTGCATCGTGCTCCGCGCCTCCGGCATGCCCCTGCCCGCGATCCGCCAGTACACGGACATGGTCAGGCGGGGAGACGGCAACGAGGAGGAGCGGCTCGCCCTCCTGCGCCTGCACCGGGAGCGGGTGACCGCCCAGATCGGGCAGCTCACCCGCTGCCTGGACCTGATCAGCTACAAGGTCGGGGTGTACGAGGACATCCTTGACCAGGGCACCGCCGGCCACGAGTGCGTCGCACCGCCGCCACCGGAGAACGAGCAACAGTTCTAG
- a CDS encoding aldo/keto reductase — protein sequence MRYRVLGGTGIEVSVHCLGAMMFGAVGNPDHDDCVRIIHAALDRGVNFVDTADMYSAGESEEIVGKALKGRRDDVVLATKVHFRMGEGPNRSGNSRRWILKEVEESLRRLGTDWIDLYQIHRPDHSTDIEETLSVLSDLVRQGKIRAFGCSTFPAEEIVEAHNVAERRGLQRFRTEQPPYSLIARGIEAAVLPVCRRYGMGVLTWSPLASGFLTGRYRKGQPIDLSTGRASLTPARFDPSIPENAAKLDVVEKLVELATDIGCSLPELAVAFAAAHPGVTSVITGPRTMDQLEGLLKGASLTLDDATLDRIDEIVPPGTNLYRPDGAWRPPALTDTAQRRRPLAERAAS from the coding sequence ATGCGTTACCGCGTCCTCGGCGGCACCGGTATCGAGGTGAGCGTCCACTGCCTCGGAGCCATGATGTTCGGCGCCGTCGGCAACCCCGACCACGACGACTGCGTCCGCATCATCCACGCCGCTCTCGACCGAGGCGTCAACTTCGTCGACACCGCGGACATGTACTCCGCCGGTGAGTCGGAGGAGATCGTGGGAAAGGCGCTCAAGGGGCGCCGTGACGACGTCGTGCTCGCCACCAAGGTGCACTTCAGGATGGGGGAGGGCCCCAACCGGAGCGGCAACTCGCGGCGCTGGATCCTCAAGGAGGTCGAGGAGAGCCTCAGGCGCCTGGGGACCGACTGGATCGACCTCTACCAGATCCACCGCCCCGACCACTCGACCGACATCGAGGAGACGCTCTCCGTGCTGAGCGACCTCGTGCGCCAGGGGAAGATCCGCGCCTTCGGCTGCTCGACCTTCCCCGCCGAGGAGATCGTCGAGGCGCACAACGTCGCCGAGCGCCGCGGACTCCAGCGCTTCAGGACCGAGCAGCCGCCCTACTCGCTGATCGCCCGGGGGATCGAGGCCGCGGTGCTCCCGGTCTGTCGGCGGTACGGGATGGGGGTGCTGACCTGGAGCCCGCTCGCCTCGGGGTTCCTCACCGGCAGATACAGGAAGGGGCAGCCCATCGATCTCTCCACCGGCCGCGCCTCGCTCACGCCGGCGCGTTTCGATCCCTCGATTCCCGAGAACGCCGCCAAGCTCGACGTCGTCGAGAAGCTCGTCGAACTCGCGACGGACATCGGCTGCTCGCTCCCCGAACTCGCCGTGGCCTTCGCCGCGGCGCATCCCGGCGTCACCTCGGTGATCACCGGGCCGAGGACCATGGACCAGCTGGAGGGGCTGTTGAAGGGCGCCTCGCTCACCCTCGACGACGCGACCCTGGACCGGATCGACGAGATCGTGCCGCCCGGGACCAACCTGTACCGCCCCGACGGAGCCTGGCGCCCGCCCGCGCTGACCGACACCGCGCAGCGACGGCGCCCGCTCGCGGAACGTGCCGCGAGCTGA
- a CDS encoding response regulator transcription factor → MIRVLLVDDQPLIRSGFRALLDLEDDIEVVAEAGDGMEALALAREHLPDIALVDIQMPVVDGVEATRRIAADPALAGVHVVILTNYGFDEYVFNALRAGAAGFLVKDIVPEDFLHAVRVAARGDALLAPSITRKLINRYVAQPLHMGTGTELEGLTNREREAVALVARGLSNDEIADRMVISSLTAKTHVNRAMTKLHARDRAQLVVLAYESGLVVPRDR, encoded by the coding sequence GTGATCCGTGTCCTGCTGGTCGACGACCAGCCGCTCATACGCAGCGGATTCCGCGCGCTCCTCGACCTCGAGGACGACATCGAGGTGGTGGCCGAGGCCGGCGACGGGATGGAGGCCCTCGCCCTGGCCAGGGAACACCTGCCCGACATCGCCCTCGTCGACATCCAGATGCCGGTCGTCGACGGCGTCGAGGCGACCCGGCGCATCGCCGCGGACCCGGCCCTGGCCGGGGTGCACGTCGTCATCCTGACCAACTACGGCTTCGACGAGTACGTCTTCAACGCGCTGCGCGCCGGCGCGGCCGGATTCCTCGTCAAGGACATCGTGCCGGAGGACTTCCTGCACGCCGTACGCGTCGCCGCGCGCGGCGACGCCCTGCTCGCACCGTCGATCACCCGCAAGCTGATCAACCGGTACGTCGCCCAGCCCCTCCATATGGGAACGGGCACCGAGCTGGAAGGGCTGACCAACCGCGAACGCGAGGCCGTCGCCCTGGTCGCGCGGGGCCTGTCCAACGACGAGATCGCCGACCGCATGGTGATCAGCTCACTGACCGCGAAAACCCACGTCAACCGGGCGATGACCAAGCTCCACGCCCGGGACCGCGCACAGCTCGTGGTCCTCGCGTACGAATCCGGCCTGGTGGTCCCGCGCGACCGCTGA
- a CDS encoding sensor histidine kinase: protein MSTGRFGVRAGVGDWVIAAGVAAALLVTGLSGQRSATGLDVLGYALLAAGGLVLAARRRAPVPVLAVTGLCAVGYQAAGFDVPAVAYLFAVYAAVRAGHRAVTVAASVAMLAALPLAALASGLHDTGEAFAQARGALELAWLIAAGAAGEALRQAERRADEAERTREETARRRADEERLHIARELHDSLTHQISIIKVQAEVAVHVARRRGEQVPEALLAIQEAGREATRELRATLEALRDDDTTPPRGLDHVAELVERARTTGLDATLTIEGRRHDVPAAVDRTVYRIVQESLTNIARHADAATASVRIDCRPDALAIRVDDDGKATPGTATVPGVGLLGMRERVTALGGRLRAEPRGEGGFTVQAELPVERTP from the coding sequence ATGAGCACAGGACGGTTCGGCGTTCGGGCCGGTGTCGGGGATTGGGTGATCGCCGCAGGCGTGGCGGCGGCGCTGCTGGTCACCGGGCTGTCCGGGCAGCGCTCCGCCACGGGCCTCGACGTACTCGGCTACGCGCTACTGGCGGCCGGCGGCCTGGTGCTGGCCGCGCGCCGCCGGGCTCCGGTTCCCGTCCTGGCCGTCACCGGGCTGTGCGCGGTGGGTTACCAGGCGGCCGGTTTCGACGTGCCCGCCGTCGCGTACCTGTTCGCGGTGTACGCGGCCGTACGGGCGGGACACCGCGCCGTCACGGTGGCGGCGAGTGTGGCCATGCTGGCCGCCCTCCCCCTCGCGGCCCTGGCCTCGGGCCTGCACGACACGGGCGAGGCGTTCGCGCAGGCCCGGGGCGCCCTCGAACTGGCCTGGCTGATCGCGGCCGGTGCCGCGGGTGAGGCGCTGCGGCAGGCCGAGCGGCGGGCGGACGAGGCCGAGCGCACCCGGGAGGAGACCGCGCGGCGCCGCGCCGACGAGGAGCGGCTGCACATCGCGCGGGAGCTGCACGATTCGCTCACCCACCAGATCTCGATCATCAAGGTGCAGGCCGAGGTCGCCGTCCACGTGGCCCGCAGGCGTGGCGAACAGGTGCCGGAGGCCCTGCTCGCGATCCAGGAGGCCGGACGTGAGGCGACCCGGGAGCTGCGCGCGACCCTGGAGGCGCTGCGCGACGACGACACGACCCCGCCGCGTGGCCTCGACCACGTCGCGGAACTGGTGGAACGGGCTCGGACGACCGGGCTGGACGCGACGCTGACGATCGAGGGACGACGACACGACGTGCCGGCCGCGGTGGACCGGACCGTCTACCGGATCGTCCAGGAGTCGCTCACCAACATCGCCCGTCACGCGGACGCCGCCACGGCGTCGGTCCGGATCGACTGCCGTCCGGACGCCCTCGCCATCCGCGTCGACGACGACGGCAAGGCCACACCCGGCACCGCCACGGTGCCCGGCGTCGGGCTGCTCGGGATGCGCGAACGGGTCACCGCCCTCGGCGGCCGGCTCCGGGCGGAGCCGCGCGGCGAGGGCGGCTTCACCGTCCAGGCCGAACTCCCCGTGGAGCGGACCCCGTGA
- a CDS encoding DUF6223 family protein, which produces MSVRRVLAVAGAALIGGFQLAVPAAAHASVQLDPAGAYTLTAGRLWSLVAALLGVAGVVVGGLALARSAGRIGTGSGRRGAVVALVAGLSGAVVGGLVVAAADGGPGTGYGIVGGFVALVVGLIAMVLGGIALARSRRATPTR; this is translated from the coding sequence ATGTCAGTCCGACGTGTGCTTGCCGTGGCCGGAGCCGCCCTGATCGGAGGTTTCCAGCTTGCCGTACCGGCGGCCGCGCACGCCTCGGTCCAGCTGGACCCCGCCGGTGCGTACACCTTGACCGCCGGGCGTCTGTGGTCCCTGGTGGCCGCGCTGCTGGGGGTGGCCGGTGTGGTCGTCGGCGGGCTGGCCCTGGCCCGCTCCGCCGGTCGGATCGGCACCGGCTCCGGGAGAAGGGGGGCCGTCGTGGCCCTGGTGGCGGGGCTGTCCGGCGCGGTCGTCGGCGGGCTGGTCGTGGCCGCCGCCGACGGTGGGCCCGGCACCGGTTACGGAATAGTCGGGGGCTTCGTGGCCCTGGTGGTGGGGCTGATCGCCATGGTCCTCGGCGGGATCGCTCTGGCACGCTCCCGGCGCGCCACGCCGACCCGCTGA
- a CDS encoding NAD-dependent epimerase/dehydratase family protein translates to MSDVPRRVLVTGAAGRLGRLMLDLLAHRGVAVTALDLRDPGGPVAGRVIVGDVGDPATVRDALDGVDAVAHFAAIPAPVLGTPEEVFCGNTRATFVVLEEAGQAGVRRAAIASSYSVLGFPWASRLLHPAYLPIDEALPLQVEDPYGLSKQADEATGAMMARRYGMTVVALRFPLLGGPGDKLDKRAEEYAEDPGSGAAELWTYLDGRDAALATWQALTRPIEGYRAIFVTAEETLAPQPTEELLDRFHPGVERRAQLPGRAVPIDLGEARRLLGLTVRYPFPMPDAAETA, encoded by the coding sequence ATGAGTGACGTTCCCCGGCGGGTCCTGGTGACCGGGGCCGCAGGCAGGCTGGGGCGTCTGATGCTCGACCTGCTCGCGCACCGGGGCGTGGCCGTCACCGCCCTCGACCTCCGGGACCCGGGCGGGCCGGTGGCGGGCCGGGTGATCGTCGGGGACGTGGGAGACCCGGCGACGGTGCGCGACGCGCTCGACGGCGTGGACGCCGTCGCGCACTTCGCCGCGATCCCGGCCCCGGTTCTCGGCACGCCGGAGGAGGTCTTCTGCGGCAACACCCGGGCGACCTTCGTGGTCCTGGAGGAGGCGGGCCAGGCGGGGGTGCGCCGGGCCGCCATCGCGAGCAGTTACTCCGTGCTCGGCTTCCCCTGGGCCTCGCGCCTGCTGCACCCGGCCTACCTGCCGATCGACGAGGCGCTTCCCCTGCAGGTCGAGGACCCGTACGGGCTGTCGAAGCAGGCGGACGAGGCGACCGGGGCGATGATGGCGCGCCGCTACGGCATGACGGTCGTCGCGCTGCGCTTCCCCCTGCTCGGAGGGCCGGGGGACAAGCTCGACAAGCGCGCGGAGGAGTACGCGGAGGACCCCGGCTCCGGCGCCGCCGAGCTGTGGACCTACCTCGACGGCAGGGACGCCGCCCTCGCCACCTGGCAGGCGCTCACCCGGCCGATCGAGGGCTACCGCGCGATCTTCGTGACGGCCGAGGAGACACTGGCCCCGCAGCCCACCGAGGAGCTGCTCGACCGCTTCCACCCCGGAGTCGAGCGGCGGGCGCAGCTGCCGGGCAGGGCCGTCCCGATCGACCTGGGAGAGGCCCGCCGCCTGCTCGGCCTCACCGTCCGGTATCCCTTTCCCATGCCGGACGCGGCGGAGACCGCGTGA